Genomic segment of Paenibacillus sp. FSL R5-0912:
CGATTCAATCCATAAGTTCGGACGCAACAATGAACCGCCGGTGATGGAGGATGTGATTCAGAAATACACCCGCGAGGAGATGGATACAACTCCGGTTTTTATTATCTTTATTAATGACGGGGGCGTAGTGAAGCCAACCCAAAAAGTAATTATGGCGTCTTCCTCGCTGCCGATCTTCTGGCAGTTTGTGGGGATCGGTGATTCCGATTTCGAGGTACTGAAGCAGCTCGACACGATGGGCGGAAGGCTGGTTGATAACGCAAACTTCATCCATCTGGAGCGCATAGAAGAAGTGAACGACGAGCAGCTCTATGATCAGCTGTTGAATGAATTCCCGCAGTGGCTGAAGGCGGCGAAGGCGAAGCGGATTCTCTAGCGACTAACGCCAGTATGCGTTCACAGTGAATAGCGTTTATTCTAGCCGTATTCACCATTATGGCGCTCACACTGGGTAGCGTTTATTCATAGCTACTCACCCGTATGGCGCTCACACTGGATAGCGTTTATTCATAGCTGTATTCACCCGTATGGCGCTCACACTGGATAGCGTTTATCTATAGCCGTATTTACCACTATAGCGCTCACCAATGATGACCTTCACACTTTATAGGCATTATTGTTGTACTTTTTACAACTTTGACTCGCAGATAGTTGGGCGTTTGGGAAGATTGTTGTATGAAATACAGGCCTGTTGATTCCCCATATTATGGGATGGATATAATCCCCAAAACCCCTTTGTTCCTGAGCAGACTAAGTTGAACCTGCCACTCCAGCGGAAGACTAAATATACGCCAATGCTGCATAAATTCCCAAAGGGTCAGTTGAGCAAAGGCAGGCACGTTGGGGTGGATTTCATCATAAACGCGTTTCAGAAGCACATAGACAGCAAGGGCCACAAACAATTGGCTGTATACCGCATTTTCGGTGGTTCCAAATAGACATGGCACGTTCAGATGCTGTTTAATCCAGCGGAAAAAGACTTCAATTTCCCAGCGTGCCTTGTAGATTTCAGCGATCACATGAGCGGACTCTTTTCTCAAATCGGTCACGACCCGTACGACTTCACCCCGGTCATTTTCAAATTCTACGACCCGGTGGCGCTGAGCAGATTGGCACTTCCCTTGACCGATATAACAAGTAATATCACGAACAATTTTCGTTTCTCCCTCTGCGGGTCGCTGGAGTTCTCTTGGCTTCACCAAATGGAGATTGTCTTTGAGCCGAATCACAAACGACTGGCCCTGGAGCACATATTGATCCAATCTGCTGATTTTTCCATACGCCCGATCCTGTACCAAAATGTAGTCCGTATCTGCCAAGACTTCTCCAAACGGAGCGTCATTGCGCTTCGCGATCGATTCCTTCACGTTCAGGGGTGAACGCTGGCCATGCGAAAGAGCAACATGCAGCTTAATGCCCCCTCTGAATTTTTTGTACGAGGCCCAAGGCATTCTAGAGTTCGCCGCCGTGACCGTAGTCGAGTCAATCAGCAAAAGATCTTTAGGAAGGTTCAAATGCCGCCGGGTTTGGCGGTTACATTTCGTGACGAGCATTTGAAAGATACGTTTGAAGATTTCGTAAGGGACTTCACCGGCCTTGCCGGAAAGGGTGGAGTAATGAATTTCTGGCAAGTCAAAGCTTGGGCCTAAGCGGGCACTCTGCCGGAATCCGTCCCATTTGTGGTAGCAGGCTTGGACAAAGTAATCGAGCAGCAACCCGACGGTCATTTTGGTTCCTCTATCCACGTAGTCCTCGGTTTGTCCGGTCACCATTTGGACTTCTTCCGGTGTTAACACTTGTTTGAAAACGGCTAAAAATGGGGTATATTTATTCATGAGGTCGCCTCATTTCGGTTTGGTTTGGTCGTACTTACCATTACCCGAAATGGCGGCCTTTTTCGTCCCTTTTTTTGGGAAATCAACACGCCTATATGAAATACAACAATCTTTCCCGCTAAGCGGCTTAGAGGAGGAGGAATGCTGTATTTTATACAACAATTTTGGATTAGGGCTGAGATTATGAGGAAAATGTTGTATTTTGTGCAGGATTTTTTAAATATCCCGGATTTCCACCATGATTGGCAGATCTCCACCATAATTAGCATATCTCCATCACAATCACAGGACCTCCACTACTATCAGCGGCTAAAATAAACCAAACCCCCCGGCCTGGACGGAGCTATAGGCTCCTGCCCAAAATAAAAGTCTGCCTATCAGCGCAGCTAAGTACTCCTGCTCGGGTTTTATCCTGCAGGCGGGTTTCTTTCAGCACAACCACCGCATACTTTATCCTTATATTCCCGCTGGAGCGGTTACCGTCCCCTAAAGGGCGGCGGGACGTTTCCGCTCAGCTGTGGAGGTGGAGGTTCGTTGCGTCTGCAGGCCCGCGGAGACGGGCAGCTCCAGGCGGTATCCTTTGACCAGCGTGTCCCCGTTCTTAATATCCGTTTCATAAGCACGCTGGAAGCCGAGCTTCTCGTACAGCTTGATCGCGGATACCATCATATCTGAAGTATGAAGATTCAGGCTGGCTGCTCCAAGCAGCATGGATTGTCTGGCGGCCTCGCTGATCAGCAGTCTGGCAACCCCGCGTCCACGGACAGCCGGAGAAACAGCGAGCAGACGGATGATTGGCGTGTGGATACCCAGCTCCGGCCTGCCGTAAGCGGCCTCTGAAGAGGTGAACAGCAGCACACTGCCTATGATCTGCCCATCCAGCTCCGCTACAATCCGCGAGACTGGAGCGATGCCATGGACGGAATCGAGAATGGAGTCGCGGTACTG
This window contains:
- a CDS encoding vWA domain-containing protein translates to MSSIDLRKKIVGFTLVKKQLTNVKARVGIVLDITGSMRNLYSSGVVQEVVERILAVACQLDDNGSLDVWVYDTEFSRLPPVTERDLGSYVFNHIMNNDSIHKFGRNNEPPVMEDVIQKYTREEMDTTPVFIIFINDGGVVKPTQKVIMASSSLPIFWQFVGIGDSDFEVLKQLDTMGGRLVDNANFIHLERIEEVNDEQLYDQLLNEFPQWLKAAKAKRIL
- a CDS encoding IS4 family transposase yields the protein MNKYTPFLAVFKQVLTPEEVQMVTGQTEDYVDRGTKMTVGLLLDYFVQACYHKWDGFRQSARLGPSFDLPEIHYSTLSGKAGEVPYEIFKRIFQMLVTKCNRQTRRHLNLPKDLLLIDSTTVTAANSRMPWASYKKFRGGIKLHVALSHGQRSPLNVKESIAKRNDAPFGEVLADTDYILVQDRAYGKISRLDQYVLQGQSFVIRLKDNLHLVKPRELQRPAEGETKIVRDITCYIGQGKCQSAQRHRVVEFENDRGEVVRVVTDLRKESAHVIAEIYKARWEIEVFFRWIKQHLNVPCLFGTTENAVYSQLFVALAVYVLLKRVYDEIHPNVPAFAQLTLWEFMQHWRIFSLPLEWQVQLSLLRNKGVLGIISIP
- a CDS encoding GNAT family N-acetyltransferase yields the protein MNHSAEIVIREAADADREAIAGVLLEAYSEYSAVLPEPFWAQYRDSILDSVHGIAPVSRIVAELDGQIIGSVLLFTSSEAAYGRPELGIHTPIIRLLAVSPAVRGRGVARLLISEAARQSMLLGAASLNLHTSDMMVSAIKLYEKLGFQRAYETDIKNGDTLVKGYRLELPVSAGLQTQRTSTSTAERKRPAAL